The sequence ATTTAAAGGAATTTTGATATCCTGCCACTCTCCCGATGTGGTGAAATAAGCAATGTAAGAGTAGTTGTCGCCTGCCTGGTCTTTAATACGCACTTGGTAACGTTTTCCGTCACCTTTTATACGCAGCGCCAGAAATTGATAGCCCGTAGTTTCCAACAGAGGAAAGCGGTAGTGCACCGACGAAAATCCACCATTGTTTTCAAGCGAAACCTGCCCCTTAAAAACGGCACTGCCTTTTTCGTTTAGTTTAAACGTACTGGAAGAACGGCCCCCCATTACACCATCGTTCAAGGTATACCAGCCATCGAGTGTGCCCGTTTTGCTAAAATCGTACAATACAGCGGTGTTCATTTGTAGAAAAGCGATTACGATGAATACTAACATTTTGCAGGAATTTCAGTTACGGATTATCAACTACTTTTGGTGCCCGTAAACCATTTGCTATC comes from uncultured Draconibacterium sp. and encodes:
- a CDS encoding CIA30 family protein, yielding MLVFIVIAFLQMNTAVLYDFSKTGTLDGWYTLNDGVMGGRSSSTFKLNEKGSAVFKGQVSLENNGGFSSVHYRFPLLETTGYQFLALRIKGDGKRYQVRIKDQAGDNYSYIAYFTTSGEWQDIKIPLNDMYPSFRGRTLDLPNFDGGKIQEFALLIGNKKEEAFSIEIDKIQLLKE